The segment TACAGGGCCGGGGATGTggcccctgcccctgcagcaccacctgCTTCTGCCAATAAAGCTTTGCTGCAAATACTCGTGGTCTCCTGTCATGTTGTTGCAAAATGTGGGATAAGTGAAATATTTCTTGAAcaggtttgttctttgtagtttGATCTTTTTATGCTTTCAAGCCTCATCAACAAGAAAGAAGATCTAGTATGTGAAACATAGAGCAGCAAACAAGCTCTAAGCTAAGTCCAGGTGCTGGAAAGAGATATTGCTTTGTAGGATTGCCTTGTTAAGGTTTAGGTCTTAATGGGTTTTAATGATCTCAGACCTGGGTGGAGGTTACAAAACTTGGGATACAGCACTGGTAATGGACACGAAGAGTGCAGAATTTGCAGGGCATTTGGCAAAACCCAAGATAAGAAAAACTAATAAAGACAACTGGATCAGCAGAAACTGTGCTGAATCAGCTCTGAAGGGGTAAAAAGTACATTCTGACGGGGCAGATCATGACTTATGGCCCACTGAGTCAAGAAACCCACCTACTCAAGAGACAAAAAAGGCTAAAGACTGGGCCTCCAGATTAACTAGCATCAAACACAAGAGAACTCTTAACCAATAGGACAGAGAAGAGTAATTAATAAGAGAACTAAATAACTTGTAGCCAATTCACATTAATGCCTTTTTTTGCTAAAATGTGCAAATAGCAAATTGTTTTGATAATTGGTGTGCTTGATCTTTGGAAGATCCAGGcttgttattaaaataaataatcaatgTCCCTCTTGGGTATGTAATTACTGCCTTGTTACTCACCAGGTAACAAATCCAATTTTTCTGGATGGCTGTGCCATAGCTCAGCACACACATTCCCAATACGTCCCCTGGTGTCCTACAGTCCCTTCTGTAGCCACACCAGAGTCCTGATGCATgtcccctgctgtgcccctcCATGGCACAGAGTTCTCCTTCACAGCCCCTCACCCCACCATGATCTTGGGACCCCCCAGAGGGCAACAGGAGGCCATTCAGCCTAAAGTAGTGGCTGGTTGCCCATATCCCACCGGGTGTCCTTCGGCAGGAGGTCCGGTTTTGGCAGTCACGCCTGGCCACAGCCCCCTCTGCTATAAAAGGGTTCGGGCAGGTGtaggcagcagcacaggcagagcccaaGCACTATTCACAGCCACCACCACCATGGGGacccctgggatgctgctgctgctcgcCCTGGCCCTGTTCGTGCCCCATGATGCTGCATGCAGGGAGGTGAGGGCAACCCTGGGGCagagtgtggctgtgctgagccagctgtgctgtcccgGGTGCAGGGTGGGGGGTGAGGGGCAGCAAatcctggctgtgccatcctGTGGTGCATTGGGAATTGCCGaggagctgcctgctcctgctgtgctttctgctgccatgccctgccctgctgtgctgtgccgtgccgttctgtgccgtgctgtgctgtgctgtgctgtgccacagtccactgtgctgtgctgtgccgtgctgtgctgtgctgtgctgtgctgtgctgtgctgtgccgtgctgtgctgtgctgtactgttctgtgctgtgctgtgctgtgctgtgccgtgctgtgccgtgctgtgctgtgctgtactgttctgtgctgtgctgtgctgtgccgtgctgtgctgtgctgtactgttctgtgctgtgctgtgctgtgctgtgccgtgctgtgccgtgctgtgctgtgctgtactgttctgtgctgtgctgtgctgtgccgtgctgtgccgtgctgtgctgtgccgtgctgtgccgtgccgtgctgtaccatgctgtgctgtgctgtgctgtgctgttctgtgctgtgctgtgctgtgctgttctgtgctgtgctgtgctgtgctgtgctgttctgtgctgtgctgtgctgtgctgttctgtgctgtgccgtgctgtgctgtgctgtgctgtgctgtgctgtgctgtgctgtaccatgacagcccagcacacagTGTTTGCCTGCTCCTcttgtgtcctgctgtgctgtacCATGCCACAGCGCAGTGTCCATGACTTGACTGAGGaggctgccagctctggctgtgctgtccctggggctgctgttgGTCACCTACCACTGCAACAGAGAGGTACCCggcactcccagctctgccctgcccatggAGAGAGAGGTGGTGTCCCAGCTGGTGCCCGTGTGCTGGTCTCAGCTGCCACACAGAGGGGCCATGTCATGGGACACACATCCCATTGCCTGGGGaggctggggtgggggagaagggggaacCACAGTTCAGCACCACCCAAGCTACACACATTACATCTGGTCCCCAGTGTGACCTGCAGGGCCTGTGGAGAAATGAGCTGGGCTCCAACATGACCATCTCAGCCATGAACACAGCTGGGACCTTCTCAGGCTCCTACCACACTGCAGTGGCAGCCACCAACAAGCAGACCCTGGTGTCACCCCTGCAAGGGGTTCAGCAGCATCCCGGTGCCAAGAGACACCCCATGTTCAGCTTCACCGTGCAGTGGCAGTTCTCAGGtacagcagtgacagggatCCCCTGCTCTCAGGTACAGCAGTGACAGCGATCCCCTGCCcatgctgggaatggggatcccCCTGTCTGGTGCCCCAAAGCCCCTATGGCATCCAGAGGAACCCTGACTGTGGGCACAGATTAGccacacatgcacacattcCTGTTATGGGAAGTGGTGGTAGGAGAGCTGTCTGTCTGTGGTGGGTCTCAGGATTGTCTGGAAGATGTGATGGGGGTGTCCATCCATCTATCCAAAGGGCATGGCAGGGCTGATGCCCAGCTCTCTGTCCAGGTGATGTGGAAGCAGTCCACCTGGCAGTCTGGCAGGGAAGTCCATCTCTCTGTCCATGGCATGTAGCGGGTGGTGTTTGTCCATCTGTCTGCCAGGATCAGACAGCTTCCCTGTCTTGAGAGGCAGACTCTCACCCTGTTCTGACTCTCTTGAACCTTGCCAgactccaccactgcctttGTGGGTCAGTGCTTTGTGGATCACCGTGGGAAGGAGACACTGGAGACCACGTGGCTCCTGCGGGAAGAGGTCCTGTCACACAAGGACACCTGGAAAGCCACAAGGTGAGATCTGCCCCTGCCATCTCACACCACAGCCCACCTCCCATCCTGCTGACACATCTTCCCTGCAGGGTCGGCACTTCCACCTTCATTCGCATCAAATGATGGGAACAGGGACCAGTGCTGCCTGCACCCTGCTGCCCTTCTGcgtccccaagtgtccccactgtcccagtcCCAAGCTGGGCTCCTGGCAAGGAAACACACCTTCACTTTGCTtcttcccagtgcctcccagcaGCCTGCTGATGGGGTCCCCATTCCCACACTCGCTGCCCTCACACATGGAGCTAATTAAACCTTTCTCCACATGACAGAGAGCTGTGTCTCTTGCATCCCTGGTATACTCTGTGGCCATGGGGAGAGCAAGGTGCTGgtggggggacagcagggaagcATTTTGGAGAGACTGGGAAAGATGGGGTtgggggacagcagctgggtAATTCTGCTTCTGATCATGGCTTCAGGCTTCAGCAGCTGCCTTCTTCCCTGTGCACCCATTTGGGACATTCACAGGGGCCTTGTGCTGGGTGGCTCCAGGCAGCACCCCCCgtgtggggcagcaggacagcccaCAGCTGAGGGTAGGGGTGAAAGCTGCATGCAGGCAAGCCAGCACTCTCATCTGGCCTCATCTGGTATCTCTGCATCCCTCTCTGCCCCATTTTCCCATCAAAGTCCAtttccaggtgctgctctggtTGGGAGTCTCAGTACTGATGCAGATATGGGGAGAGCTGGGTGTCAGCCCTCACAGAGGGGAATCCGGGTGTTGGGGTGATCCAAAATCCAGGCTGGATGCTGGGGGGATCAGGAGAGAGACCAAGGACTCCAGGGCAAGCTACTGGACAGACAGGGTGGCTAAAGCCTGATTCTGAAGGTGTTGTACCTGTTGTATGCATGCAGGCATACATGAACTTCCCACTGACTGGCTGTCACCTGGTGAGCCAGTGGGTGGAACAGGATACAGTTCCTTTCTGGTGTTCATATTCACAGGATGTTATCTGAACACTAAACTTTATTTTATCAGCTCattagaaaaggaaacaaatcgAACAAGGGTCAATGCCCTTTGCACAGGTCTAACACTAAGCCTCACTAATCCATTATTTCAGCAGCTCGTGAAGTTTCCAGTTCATTAGTTACGTAATCCATGATGCACAGCTCCTAACTCCTGTTCCTGAGCATCACAAGGGAGAAGCtgtgagggcagggagaggtgcAAACTGTGAAGGACAGTGctgcctgggggctgcagggctgctggggcaaGAGACTGCTGCATGGGGCTGGGACTTTGGAGCAGAAAACACAGTACCCCGAGAAAGCATCAGGACCTGTCTGCCATCCTCTTCCTCTTACAGCGTGCCTGTCCTTCACAGCCTTCTTCAGTCTTTTCTCGCTTTTGCTGGGCTCTGGGACTGTACCCAGAGTGCATAGATCTGAGACTCTCCAGGGTGTGGTGAACACAAATGGTTGATGTGCCTGGTGGTACAGATTTTGGTCAAAAGTCACCCtacatcctcatcttcatccttgCACCCTCATCTTCATGTCTGTATTCTGCACAAAACCCTCAGTTCATCCCCATTGAGCCTTGGCACCTCCCTGGTGCTGGGCTCATTCTCCTGCTTCCCCTCCCCAAAAGCCCGCTGTGGCTGTCACCAGCACAACGAGCACCCAAAGACTTCTCTGAGAGGTGTGTGAAGATAAAGCTTTGGGACCCCAGTGGAAGTGGGGGGTGAGGCTGGCAACAGTGAGGCGTGAGGCCACTGAGAACCATGGTGGCCCAGGacataaaacttaatttttgtCGTTTCATTACCACCACAACTGCAAATTCCCTGGCTCCTGGTTTTTTGTAAGGAGGCAGATGGTAGGACAGAGAATGATCCAAGCATCATGCTTGGATAATAAGGAAACTGAAAGTAAAACTGTAGAGTTTACAGGAAATCTACACAGGGGGAGCCACCCCTCTGCATCACAATCTGTACATATCAGCTGTCCTAACTATGGCACATCCTGTTCCTGACCTTTATGTGATCCCTGCCCTCTCATTGACTTTTCATTTACCTTTACCTCTTTCCTGATATGTGCAACCTGTGCTGCTCACCTCCAGCCTGCAATGTAGGTTTTTCTACTTAGAGGCCTCCTactgctgtgggagcaggttTGCTCCTTCATCTTCCAGTTCCCCAGACCCACTGCAGatcactgctgtccctgcacacatACCTTGCCCGGTCCTCATGActctctgtccttctgtccaTCCCCTGCAGTGACCAGAGAGTgcttggggacacaggagctCCTGCAATGCAGGATGGAAACTTAGACCCAGCCCTCAGTCAGTAGACATGGGGCTATAGACCCCCAGGCTGGGTATTGTCGGTGTGCTGCCCTACATAACCCCTCCTGTATCCCTAATTTGTCCATggccatccctgtgcccatccctgttccaGTCCCCATGCctattcccatccctgcctccaaTCCCTCACCTCcgcccctgtccctgccctaTCCCTGTCTCTCCCACCCTTGCTTCCactcccatccctgtccctgctcccgtcCCCATCCATGTGCACATCCCCCGCCCCTCATCCttgcccctgtccccaccccaatTCCCGATCCCATCCCACCACAATCTACAACCTCTTTCCACCttcatccccagccctgtgcccatcccctgcTCACACACCTGTTCCCGTCCCTTCCTgctttccctccctcttccccatACCAGTCCCTCCCTCAGATGCTTCCCGAGGCTTTCCCGGAAAGCAGTGGCGGGGCCGAAGAATAAAAAGTCTGTGAGTCACTGGCAGGGCGTGATTTGCTGCCACCGCTGCGTTCCGAGCTGCATCTCGATGAGCCGCCGCGTCCTCTCCGCTCTCGCCCTGCCGGCATGGGTGTCCGGGACCGCGGCCGCGGTGGCGGTGGGCTTCCAGGTGGGAGCTCCTGATGGGAGACACGCGTTGGAAACTCGGCTCCGGGGAAGTCTGCCTGGGAGCACGCCTGCGGATCGCGGTGTTCGGGGAGGGTTACGAGCAGGAGAGTAGCCGGAGAGGTGGGATATGACATGGGAATTGCAGCGCTTGTTAGGGGTGGGACACGTGTGGAAGATCCATCTGCGGGGGGACTACTCGGCACGAGGGGGATCCCCTGCTCCAGCGGGTATCCAGACGGGACACCCTGCCGAGGGAGGTGAGGGAAGTGATGCTCCAGGGCTGTCCGTGTGCCCGTGAGGGATGTGCATGGAGATTCCTTCCCTGGTGCAGGGGCAATGCATGTGGAAATCCCTCACTTCCCTCCCAGGGACTCGGAGGAAAATTGGGGCAGAGAAAGTTTGGGGACGCTGCCCCAGGGGGCAGTGCCCCTGTCTCGGACTGTGCAGTGTGGAAGAGAGCAGGCAGTGCTTGGAACCGCAGATGGGAAGTGCAGGGCTCTGTCTGAGACGGAGCCGACTGTGGACCTGAGGGCTGCGCCCATCCCGGTGAGCTTCcttgtgctgagcacagcacgGGGACCCACAAACACGGGCAGATGCACACAGCTCActtgccagggctgcagctggggttCTGCCCTGGGGTTCTGCCTATGTTCCTGCCTGTCCAGGGCTCCCACTTTTCACTTTTCCTCTTcacctttccccttttcttggCTTACCCCAGCTTTTGGCACTCTGGATGTAGCTGAGATAGCAACAACTTTATGAataatatactttaaaaatgaatgctCAGGCACATTCAAGACTCCAGAAACACTCTGCAATGCCACCATCCACAGTCTGACCTGTGTTTTTTCCAGTCTTCCAAGACCTTCTGCCAGGAAGGTGAGCAACCTGAGGAGAAAAAGGCCAgcaagagagaggaaaaggcagcCAAAAGCAGGTGGTCTCTGAGCGGCTTGGGGAAAGGCACAAGGGATATCAAGGTGAGTGCCAGCTCCCTGTGGGCATCCAGGGtgtgggcagggggctcagcctgTAAGGGCTGTGTACAGGCAGCCCCCAGGGACACGTCTGCTTATCCCCAGCCGTGCAACCTGGCTGGCTGGTGGAAGAATGATCTGGGCTCCAAGATGCAAGTGTTCAAGGTTGGCAATGACGGAACCTTCTCTGGTGAGTACCACACCGCCGTGTCAAGCACCCAGAAACCCATCCAGCCGTCTCCACTGACTGGCTCCCAGCACCTGGATGAGGATGGACAGTGCACCTTCGGCTTCACTGTCAACTGGTCGTTTTCAGGTCTGTAGTTGCATGATGGCTTTTGTTGGGTGGGGTgatgggatggagaggggagcTCAGGCAGGTCCCAATGCCCATCCTGAaccctcttttctctctgctgtccTGTCTCTCCTCCCCTGATCTCTCCCCACTCTGGATGGTGTCTCAGACAGCAGTACACCTCCCAAAACAAGCTCTAAGTGAGGCAGCATGAGGGGTTGTTTTGACAACACCTCTGCCTCACAGCATTTCCCTGCAAATACCCACATTGGCTCCACTGACACCTGGGAAACTCCAAGGTCAGATGGGTTGCTAACAGCCACCCCTGCTTTAGACTCCACAGCTGTCTTTGTGGGCCAGTGCTTCAATGGCAATGATGGGAAGGAGGTCCTGCACACCTCCTGGTTGCTGCGGGAGAAGGTCGACTCAGAGCCAGACGACTGGAAAGCCACCAGGTGAGCCAAGGTACCCCCAGTCCATCTGGGATCCCtaccctgctgctggctgggcacCAACAGCCTACTGCTTCCCCACAGGGCCGGCCGCAACACCTTCATTCGAACAGGCTGAAAGGAGGGAGAAGCATCTCGTCTTATTCTGGACACACTTGAGAAACGAGACACCTCTCATCAGGATCAGTGTTTCCATCTCTGGAGGGAGAtgtctcaaaataaaatatatttaaacataACTTTGTGTAGTGTGTGGATATGCCATGGGAAAGCTGGGCTAAAACATTGTGGAGGTGGGTGTGTAATGAAACCCTCACTCCCTTATTCTGGGAAGAGACTGGCCCCGAGAAAGCCCTTTTTAGCCCAAACAGGACATCCCCAAAGTAACCCTCTGACACTAACTGTGACCAGTACTCACTCTTTCCTGCTGAAAGCCTGTGAGTGTGATGGGAGTGGAGCTCTTttgcatcccaaaaatcctggctgGGTGCCCCTGACACAGGGGAGGATGGGAGGCTCTGACACAGCCCTTAAGCAGGCAGGTGAGCGACCTTGGCTGCATCCACACACCTGAAAAGTGCCAAGGGCTGCTCTGTACCAGCCACACAGAGGCAGTATGCCCTGCAGTACACCCAGCCCAAAACTCTTCCTAAAAATCATGTGGTTTACTGGGAAGCTAAAGACCAGCAAATATAGCTTCTCAAATCTCTGCCCAATGCACCAGCTGAATCACCAAAgcaggcagtgcctgtgctgccttAAGCACCCCTCTAAGCCAAAACAAGTGATTTCCAGGAATTCAGTTCTGGGTCTGAATCTGAAACTCAGTCCTTGTGTCTCTTATTCTCAAAATAACCTGGGACagtgcctcctgctctgccctggcatACTGCCTGGGATTTGATGGACTTAAAAGTAGGACAGAGCATGAGCTGTTGGGGCTGCCACCCCCACTGCTCCCCTGGCTTTTCTGCCA is part of the Catharus ustulatus isolate bCatUst1 chromosome Z, bCatUst1.pri.v2, whole genome shotgun sequence genome and harbors:
- the LOC117011101 gene encoding avidin-like gives rise to the protein MTISAMNTAGTFSGSYHTAVAATNKQTLVSPLQGVQQHPGAKRHPMFSFTVQWQFSDSTTAFVGQCFVDHRGKETLETTWLLREEVLSHKDTWKATRVGTSTFIRIK
- the LOC117010840 gene encoding avidin-like; protein product: MSRRVLSALALPAWVSGTAAAVAVGFQSSKTFCQEGEQPEEKKASKREEKAAKSRWSLSGLGKGTRDIKPCNLAGWWKNDLGSKMQVFKVGNDGTFSGEYHTAVSSTQKPIQPSPLTGSQHLDEDGQCTFGFTVNWSFSDSTAVFVGQCFNGNDGKEVLHTSWLLREKVDSEPDDWKATRAGRNTFIRTG